TGCAGTGTGCCAAATCTTAAATTGCATGCGTAATCTCGTACTTCCCTGTTCCTGTCTTTGTTCCCTATTTTTATCtgatttttctctcaaaaaataaaatcttaggTATCCACAACCCCTAAATTTGTTTAataaatttcatttaaaaacatattCTTATTGAATATCTGATTAAGTGTTATTATTACTtctatttcatattttgaaaaagTTTTTACGTGTGTTCTTAAGTGTCATATTACATAGATAAgtacaaatataaaaatattgttcCTCTGTTAATTATACATATTAACATCCATTGGAAAATGTATGAGGTTTTATGACTTATTCTTCAAATTAaaatgtgtataattaaagaagATAACATATTTTAAGTAGTTAACTTATCAACATAATGAGTGTTTGAGAATATgtgcaaaaaaaattaaaatattaaattgaaagtatctaataaaaatattttatcatgtgtttatatatttaaatataatatatcataatttgagCATTTAAATGAAATTTACAGTAAAACTATTTAAGAAGCTAGCTGTCAATATATTAAAGCCTAAAATCTATGTTTCTGTAATAAATTATAGGAGTATAACACAAATTAAATTAACAAAAGAAGCCCATATTCTGCCTCACTTATCTTCCTCCATTAAACCAAACAATTTAAAGTACGTATATTTCTGCCAAAAGAAATTGGAGACTTCAAAAGGTCCTAGGAGCAGTACATGTTTTTGTTTTGTAGTTATTTGTCTTGGTATATACTTAATTGACTTTTTATCCTTTTAATGTTTTTAGGCCCACAAAATTACACCCCCTCTGTATTAGTAAaacaaagttaaaattaaaagaatagtataatatataattagtgGACATTACTAGAAACTAGCAAGTGTTTTAGAAGTAGTGCTATTGTCTCATGCGTGTGGCAGATAGAGGTTTGGATTTCTTTTCTGGACCTTATAATCCAGTCATATACCTATGTTTATAATTACTTTCTCACTGTGCTCTACATTTACGTACGTTTGACCTATTTTTTTTGACCTAGCTACTAcacattgaaaatcattttggTCTAATAACTTTGTATACTATAATTTAGACGAGAGTGACTAACTCGAATGATAAACATCACacttcttatttttaattttaagattGAGAGTTCGAGTCATCAAAGGAACAAAACGTTTTTACTcactataataaaaataatttttagcggcaataaatatgaatattaataaagaatattaaaaaattttaaCGGCATTAGCTAATTGTCATTGAATCTAATATCGTTACAGACTGTAGAGACATTTACGAAAAAATAtgaattacttttaaaaaaatatatttaataataagtaaattattgttattattaatttttgctAAAGATAGTATAATAACTTGTCTattttgataaatcaaaaaaagaGTAATTGACATAGGCAATAATTAACACAGGTCAAATAATACCAAAGGGAGTACCATACTAAGCATTTGCTTGAAAGCATTAACAACCCACAACCTAGTAAAAAGGTAAAATAAACCTAGAACTCCACGAGCAAAGACTCAAATAATTACTCCCTCAACTCAACAGATTTATTATTGATTTGCacaatttttaagaaattataaatataaagataattttataatattactctttgaatataataaatataataaaataataataattaattaataataaaaataaattaaaaactaatttaaaattatctcttaatttcataaattaaacaaatattattaaatatttatttttaatataatgaataaatattatTGGATGGAGGAagtatcataaatttaaaagaatGTACTCAAAGTCTTAAACAAATGGAAATTGGGTTCCCCAGACCCctataataacaaaataatgGAGTAATAAATTCATAAGCACAAAAGCTAatcattttgaaataataaaccCCATCATCACCATCTATGCCAAAATCATCATAATTCCATGTTCCACTTTTCCTTAAAATAAAGAATCTTTCCGtttgttaaattatttattttccgCAGACAAAATCATTATAACTTTTACCGTAAaaacattaaaagaaaaacatatttgttACTCTATTAACAGTGGAGATAatggtaaaaaaaaagaagcaaatttgaactatactattttttttatttttttttagagtttCACACTTCAATCATTAATTGATTTCATTTGTACTTTGAACTATCACAAGTTGTTTCATTTTACTTAATTAAATGCTGAAATAACCATAAGAGTAAAGACAAATAATAAAGTAAAACGGTATAATCTTCGTTCTTATTTATATGATGAAGTTTGAACCATAAGAGTAAagacaaataataaaataaagcgatataattattatttttatttatatgatgaagtttgacttgatatgaattttaagaaaaatatcgtctaaaataagtcataaacatttgtgtgactataaatcattttattaggggcaaaatgaaaattttaaaattaaattttaactaaATATAGCAATGTATCATTCCTTTTGAGATTAACCAAAAAGGAAAGTaaatcatataaattgggataaaataaatttttatgcCATATGGCTAGGgttgtacatggaccgggttggttcggattttttacaaaccaaaacaaaccatttgtgtcggattattaaatctataaatcaaaccaaaccaataaaagtcggatttttcgatattaatttttctcgagtttttcgggttttttcagatttttcggatttttcatagtatctaataaaaaacacagagctggacttcttaaaaagagctctagtacaaaatatcaacatataagatggagtgtttgaagttttaactttataatataactttataagatgaactttttttgtatattatttagatgagcttataaaatccaaatctaaatgtaagaaagaaaacaaaaattatgaaaaaaattaaaaaaatatttataaattacattttaataaatatttttatgtataacataatttaaaagtagtatatctataatcgggttggtttgggttcggtttgactttttttagttaaaaccaaaccaaccctataatgatcgggtttttttccaaacaccaaaccaagtcaaaccaaatcacTAATCGGGTTTtttttcggtttggttcggtttgatgcggtttatcggtttgccctagttccaagaacctactctcagtctagacgcttcTTTAACCCATTTAatcctccttaccctcgtctcCATCCCCGTCCCCGTCCCTGAGCGATGAGTGTGATAACAAATTTTAATTCTATTTAAAGGAGTTCAGTGAAGAAAGCAAAATTCTTGTTTGAGGGGTTACTTAAAATTTCTCATAATTTAGATGTGCATTCAATAAAATGTATTAAGTTTAAGGAGGCTTTAAACTATTAActcatcatttatatatatatatatgacagtttagataaaaaatgaaaataacttATAGTTAATCTAATCAACCTCGATATGTATTTCATATATAGATGGTGATAAttcaaatagaaaaaagaaataactaATAATTTAATTGTGAAACTtacgaaaaaaataatttaaatgtgtttttgatTATTAATTCTACACAAAGTTaatacatgtattttttttaatacactctatttatttgctttattcatcaatattaaaattaacaatagaagaatctttttaaagttttataatatttatactttcaaaAGCATTATTTTAGGAGTACAATGAGGAACGtacatttaattaaaattttataaattaataaataattttagataaatatttttagtatagtagATAAGTAATATGATACGGAGAGAGTAGCACATCCCCTACATTTTCAATCACAACACACATTTGTACAGAATTCAAAACAGGTCCCCGTGAAAAGCCCCAACACACTGACAACTCTCTTTAACACCTCTCTATTTTCTCCTCTTTCTTTGTGTACTCTCTTTTTCATCCATTAAATTGCCTTAAAAAGCTACTAAAGCTTACATTATTTGTTACTCTGTTTAATCCCTTTTCTTTCTTTGCTGTCCTCCACTTTGAATTTAGCACCAATTTTCAGTATGGGATTTGTCTCTATGTTTTGGGTGCTCATCTTCATTCTTGGAAGTGTAACATTTCAGCTGTCACAAAGTGCAACTGTATTAGTTGATGGAGTTTCacaatggaaaaatccaacAGTACAAATTGGTGATTCCATTAGTAAGTAGTCTTCTTTCTATTATGAACCATTTTCTGTTCTTGGTAGCTTTTTGACTTGACCATAATTTTTACTTGCATTTACCTTAGTTACTCATTTTTTCCATGTTCTTTTGTTCAGTTTTCCAGCATAAGTATGAGTACAATGTGTACATTTTCCAGAACCTGAATGCCTTCAATGTCTGCAATTTCACTCAAGCTACACTTCTTACTAAATCTGATTCCAAGTCCTACACTGTAAGTTCCTCTTTCACTTTCTGTTCATTTGTGTATGTTAAAagtctcttcttcttttttttttgaaaatgccACTAATTTCTTGAACATATCAAACttcaattttgaaattgaaaaggatGTTAGGGAGTTCTTTCATTATCTCCATtatttcaagattcaagcttgAATTTACTGAGTGTTAGTTTGTAAGACAAAGTCTCAAAATTCTTGTATATTCcttcaatttcttcaatttttttcaagatTCACGTCTAGAATTCAAAAGGGTGTTCAAAAATCTGCAGAAAGATTTGatctttttgattattttttttctgatGAATTTGCAGTGGCACCCATCAAGGCCAGGTGTTTTTTACTTCTCATTCAACAATGGGTCCAATGCAGCATGTTTACAAGGCCAAAAACTAGCAATTAAGGTATCTCTTTCAACTCCGGCGGCAAGTCCTGCCTCCTCGCCGGAACATCCACCGGCGGGATCTCCATCAGTGATATCCGGCGGCGTTGTTTCATCTTCTCCGGCATACCCATGGCCGTTTCAGCCACGGGAAGCCACTTCTCCGAGCCCTGCACCGAGTGCTCTGTTCCCTGCAAATGGGCCAATGGTGCCGGAAAAAGGAGGTGTAATTCCGTTTATTAACAGTAATCCGGCGGTTCCACTGCCCACCGGTGAAGTAGACTCTACCACTATCCGCCCTTTGCCAACTTCTCGTTCTAATCACCAGGTAATTcatcaaattaatattttcacttGGCTACAATTTATGTAATATTATTTGATCAGACACAGACTAAAGTAATATAacaactttaaaattaaaatgtttttaatcatgaaaatatgattttttttggatatgTCACGTAATTTAAACAGAAAAACTTAGATTTATTCCGTAtagtttaatgatttttaaaattcttgatATTAAGAGATCAAGAATTcggttaagtagtgagtcatcatgtaaaaaaaaaaagtaaaaggtaAAAGAAAGCAAAAGGAATAGTGGTAAAGTTGGCTTaggattttctttttgatggaaGAAAGTGCTTCATTTGAATTTTGCGGTCCAGATAATATACTTTTTATAGAGGAAATTTTGGACTTTCTtcagtattttattttctatttatattttttaggaaaaaatacTTCATATATTTGGTGTTGGAGACATTTAAAcgattatataatttttcttgaaaagagaaaaagaaaaaaccttGGACATGGACACCTTATTTTTGCACTCTGCGATTGTGTTTTTTTATCAttcctttttttgttctttcattTATTACTTTTATCCTCTTTTTTAACAATTTATTGTTTTTATCCTTTTGTATTCTTTATTAGAAATGACTTTTTTGCtgacatttttattatttatttcctttttttttattttgttcctATTTTTTTGTCTGTTTTATCTCTTAAAAttctccccccccccctttttgaGTAGTTTATCTTCTATTtatatttctattctttttttctatttttgtctttataaaaaaattagactataacaaaaaattattgaaaaaaaatactaaaatttagtttatttattaaattctaaattaatagaaatatatgtttataaattaattatcttttttaaatgaaaacaaaatatatatctaaaacatgactctatttttgtaatttgttttattgtaaaagttgttaaaattatataaaaattaaaataggaaaACTAAGCTTAAACTCTATTTGTTCATgttgtagaaaaaaaatcaatttctttttttcatttgaaCAAATGGATATGTCCATATGATATCTTGTcaga
This region of Solanum dulcamara chromosome 9, daSolDulc1.2, whole genome shotgun sequence genomic DNA includes:
- the LOC129902971 gene encoding uncharacterized protein LOC129902971, with translation MGFVSMFWVLIFILGSVTFQLSQSATVLVDGVSQWKNPTVQIGDSIIFQHKYEYNVYIFQNLNAFNVCNFTQATLLTKSDSKSYTWHPSRPGVFYFSFNNGSNAACLQGQKLAIKVSLSTPAASPASSPEHPPAGSPSVISGGVVSSSPAYPWPFQPREATSPSPAPSALFPANGPMVPEKGGVIPFINSNPAVPLPTGEVDSTTIRPLPTSRSNHQVVGFSAIQRGVCFAIFLMLL